One Micromonospora sp. WMMD1120 genomic region harbors:
- a CDS encoding GH1 family beta-glucosidase, translated as MPDLSKLPPDFLWGVATAAYQIEGAVDVDGRAPSIWDTFSATPGAVDNGDTGAVACDHYHRWPEDVALLRRLGVDAYRFSVAWPRVMPEGTGAVNAAGLDFYDRLVDALLAEGIRPFTTLYHWDLPQVLQDAGGWPERATAEAFADYAAVVAARLGDRVADWNTVNEPLCVCWIGHLEGNMAPGERDLTRAVHASHHVLLGHGLATQAIRANAARPASVGLVVNLSPIEAATDRPEDVAAARRADGHVNRWWLDPVHGRGYPADMIDTYGVEPPVRGDDLAVIATPTDFLGVNYYFRQLVVDDPTGPAPYAKQVPVPGSVETAMGWEMYPAGLERLLVDVHEEYRPGRIIVTESGSAWPDEVTADGTVEDKERTDYLEQHLAACAAAVARGVPLDGYFVWSLLDNFEWAYGYDKRFGLVHVDYATQRRTMKASGLRYAELIRAHRRAGRAVDTATPVA; from the coding sequence GTGCCCGACCTGTCCAAGCTGCCACCCGACTTCCTCTGGGGTGTCGCCACGGCGGCGTACCAGATCGAGGGGGCCGTCGACGTCGACGGCCGGGCGCCGTCCATCTGGGACACCTTCTCGGCGACTCCCGGCGCCGTCGACAACGGCGACACCGGCGCGGTGGCCTGCGACCACTACCACCGCTGGCCGGAGGACGTGGCGCTGCTGCGCCGGCTCGGCGTGGACGCGTACCGCTTCTCGGTGGCCTGGCCCCGGGTGATGCCGGAGGGGACCGGGGCTGTCAACGCCGCCGGGTTGGACTTCTACGACCGGCTGGTCGACGCGCTGCTCGCCGAGGGCATCCGGCCGTTCACCACCCTTTACCACTGGGATCTGCCGCAGGTGCTCCAGGACGCCGGCGGCTGGCCGGAGCGGGCCACCGCCGAGGCGTTCGCCGACTACGCGGCGGTGGTCGCCGCCCGCCTCGGTGACCGGGTCGCCGACTGGAACACCGTCAACGAGCCGCTCTGCGTGTGCTGGATCGGGCACCTGGAGGGCAACATGGCCCCCGGCGAGCGGGATCTCACCCGCGCGGTGCACGCCTCGCACCACGTGCTGCTCGGGCACGGCCTGGCCACCCAGGCGATCCGGGCCAACGCCGCCCGGCCCGCCTCGGTGGGCCTGGTCGTCAACCTCAGCCCGATCGAGGCGGCGACCGACCGGCCCGAGGACGTCGCGGCGGCCCGCCGGGCGGACGGGCACGTCAACAGGTGGTGGCTGGACCCGGTCCACGGGCGCGGCTACCCGGCCGACATGATCGACACCTACGGGGTCGAGCCGCCGGTGCGCGGCGACGACCTGGCGGTGATCGCCACGCCCACCGACTTCCTCGGGGTGAACTACTACTTCCGGCAACTGGTGGTCGACGACCCGACCGGGCCGGCGCCGTACGCGAAGCAGGTGCCGGTGCCCGGCTCGGTGGAGACCGCGATGGGCTGGGAGATGTACCCGGCGGGCCTGGAGCGGCTGCTCGTCGACGTGCACGAGGAGTACCGGCCGGGTCGGATCATCGTCACCGAGAGCGGCTCGGCCTGGCCGGACGAGGTCACCGCGGACGGCACGGTGGAGGACAAGGAGCGCACCGACTACCTGGAGCAGCACCTTGCGGCGTGCGCGGCGGCGGTGGCCCGGGGCGTGCCGCTGGACGGTTACTTCGTCTGGTCGCTGCTGGACAACTTCGAGTGGGCGTACGGCTACGACAAGCGCTTCGGGCTGGTGCACGTCGACTACGCCACCCAGCGGCGGACGATGAAGGCGAGCGGGCTGCGCTACGCCGAGCTGATCCGCGCCCACCGGCGGGCCGGCCGTGCGGTCGACACGGCCACGCCGGTGGCCTGA
- a CDS encoding sugar ABC transporter substrate-binding protein, which translates to MSRRHLGIFTAAVLAAASLTACGGSGDDSAASPKTLTYWASNQGASLEADKTILQPELDKFEKQTGIKVTVEVVPWSDLLNRLLAAATSGKGPDVVNIGNTWSASLQATGALVEFDDATLQAVGGKDRIVPAALAAAGAPGKPPAAVPLYSMAYSLYYNKKMFADAGITAPPTTWEQVVEYGKKLSTGGRWGLAIEGANPSENAHHAFTFSQQYGGEWFDSAGKPTFDTPQNVSAIKRYVDFMAADKITNPSNAEYAQNQSVSDFANGKAAMLLWQSAGSNLKTQNMAADAYGVAPVPFLANPPAGGKKVNSMVAGINMAVFKHTKNKDGALSFVKFMTSDEEQTILNKTYGSLPAVKTAATDPAFSAPEQKTIQETLVSTAAPLPQVPEESTFETLVGTAMKELFADAASGKPVTEESVKAKLTDAQQKMR; encoded by the coding sequence GTGTCGAGACGACACCTCGGGATATTCACCGCCGCCGTACTGGCCGCCGCCTCGTTGACGGCCTGTGGCGGCTCCGGCGACGACTCCGCCGCATCGCCGAAGACGCTCACCTACTGGGCCAGCAACCAGGGCGCCAGCCTGGAGGCCGACAAGACGATCCTCCAGCCGGAGCTGGACAAGTTCGAGAAGCAGACCGGGATCAAGGTCACCGTCGAGGTGGTCCCCTGGTCGGACCTGCTCAACCGGCTGCTGGCCGCCGCCACCTCGGGCAAGGGCCCGGACGTGGTGAACATCGGCAACACCTGGTCGGCGTCGTTGCAGGCCACCGGCGCGCTGGTCGAGTTCGACGACGCCACCCTGCAGGCCGTCGGCGGCAAGGACCGGATCGTGCCCGCCGCGCTCGCCGCCGCCGGCGCGCCCGGCAAGCCGCCGGCCGCCGTGCCGCTCTACTCCATGGCGTACAGCCTCTACTACAACAAGAAGATGTTCGCCGACGCCGGCATCACCGCGCCGCCGACCACCTGGGAGCAGGTCGTCGAGTACGGCAAGAAGCTGAGCACCGGCGGCAGGTGGGGCCTGGCGATCGAGGGGGCCAACCCGTCGGAGAACGCCCACCACGCCTTCACCTTCAGCCAGCAGTACGGCGGCGAGTGGTTCGACTCGGCCGGCAAGCCGACCTTCGACACCCCGCAGAACGTCTCGGCGATCAAGCGGTACGTCGACTTCATGGCCGCCGACAAGATCACCAACCCGAGCAACGCCGAGTACGCGCAGAACCAGTCGGTGTCCGACTTCGCCAACGGCAAGGCCGCCATGCTGCTCTGGCAGTCCGCCGGCTCGAACCTGAAGACGCAGAACATGGCTGCCGACGCGTACGGGGTCGCGCCGGTGCCGTTCCTGGCCAACCCGCCGGCCGGCGGCAAGAAGGTCAACAGCATGGTCGCCGGCATCAACATGGCGGTCTTCAAGCACACCAAGAACAAGGACGGCGCGCTGAGCTTCGTCAAGTTCATGACCAGCGACGAGGAGCAGACGATCCTCAACAAGACGTACGGGTCGCTGCCGGCGGTGAAGACCGCCGCCACCGACCCGGCGTTCAGCGCCCCGGAGCAGAAGACCATCCAGGAGACCCTGGTCAGCACCGCGGCCCCGCTTCCGCAGGTGCCCGAGGAGAGCACCTTCGAGACCCTGGTCGGCACCGCGATGAAGGAGTTGTTCGCCGACGCGGCGAGCGGCAAGCCGGTCACCGAGGAGTCGGTGAAGGCCAAGCTGACCGACGCGCAGCAGAAGATGCGCTGA
- a CDS encoding nucleotidyltransferase family protein, which yields MTPVVAGLLLAAGAGRRFGRPKALVELDGEPLVRRGVRLLGDGGCDPVHVVLGAGADESPDLPGAVPVFHDRWADGLGSSLLRGLASLPADTPAALVVLVDQPLLSPVAVRRVRLAYTGGAVVAVATYAGRRGHPMVLGRPTWPLLNEYAVGERGARDLLRDRPDLVVEVPCDDVGAPVDVDTPADLLRLRGAVAPWPPARPVSGG from the coding sequence GTGACGCCGGTGGTCGCCGGGCTGCTGCTGGCCGCCGGCGCGGGACGGCGCTTCGGCCGACCGAAGGCGCTCGTCGAGCTGGACGGCGAACCGCTGGTCCGGCGCGGCGTCCGGCTGCTCGGCGACGGCGGCTGCGACCCGGTGCACGTGGTGCTCGGCGCGGGCGCCGACGAGTCACCCGACCTGCCCGGCGCGGTGCCGGTGTTCCACGACCGTTGGGCCGACGGGTTGGGCTCGTCGTTGCTGCGCGGGCTGGCCTCGCTGCCGGCCGACACCCCGGCCGCGCTCGTGGTCCTCGTCGACCAGCCGCTGCTCAGCCCGGTCGCGGTGCGCCGGGTGCGCCTGGCGTACACCGGCGGGGCGGTGGTCGCGGTGGCCACCTACGCCGGTCGGCGCGGGCACCCGATGGTGCTCGGCCGGCCGACCTGGCCGCTGCTGAACGAGTACGCCGTCGGCGAGCGGGGCGCCCGCGACCTGCTGCGCGACCGGCCGGACCTGGTCGTCGAGGTGCCCTGCGACGACGTCGGCGCCCCGGTCGACGTGGACACCCCTGCCGACCTGCTCCGGCTGCGCGGAGCCGTAGCGCCGTGGCCCCCCGCTCGGCCGGTCAGCGGCGGGTGA
- a CDS encoding ROK family transcriptional regulator, whose protein sequence is MELARATNRSVRLRNRSALLTKLFLDGPLTRQDLVRSTGLSQPAVSNVVADLIDEGLVAEAGAAESDGGRPSMLLRIAPRFAFLVGVDVGETRVRVELFDFAMTLLASVEYPLDPARTEPDLVAGHVLAGIDAVTTSAGVAAADVLGVGIGVSGVVEQGAEAVVHAQALGWDRVPLERLIGSRTDLPLHIDNGAKTLGQAEMWFGAGRGARHAVFALVGSGVGASVVTNGATYRGASSSAGEWGHTTLVYGGRPCRCGARGCLEAYVGAEAIIDRYREARRGRPVPGEDEESQLAALVAAADTSATARRVLDDTAGYLGAGVANLINLFNPERVVLGGWAAMALGDLLPAVRDAAGRQALRQPYDQASIELCRLGVDAVALGAATLPIARFLTDGGVRR, encoded by the coding sequence GTGGAGCTGGCGCGTGCCACCAACCGCAGCGTGCGGCTGCGCAACAGGTCCGCCCTGCTGACCAAGCTCTTCCTCGACGGCCCGCTCACCCGGCAGGACCTGGTCCGCAGCACGGGGCTCAGCCAGCCCGCGGTGAGCAACGTGGTGGCCGACCTGATCGACGAGGGGCTGGTCGCCGAGGCCGGCGCCGCCGAGTCCGACGGCGGTCGGCCCAGCATGCTGCTGCGGATCGCGCCGCGCTTCGCCTTCCTGGTCGGCGTGGACGTCGGCGAGACCCGGGTGCGGGTGGAGCTGTTCGACTTCGCGATGACACTGCTGGCCAGCGTCGAGTACCCGCTCGACCCGGCCCGCACCGAGCCGGACCTGGTGGCCGGGCACGTGCTGGCCGGCATCGACGCGGTGACCACCTCGGCCGGGGTGGCCGCCGCCGACGTGCTCGGCGTCGGCATCGGCGTCTCCGGCGTGGTCGAGCAGGGCGCCGAGGCGGTCGTGCACGCCCAGGCCCTCGGCTGGGACCGGGTGCCGTTGGAGCGCCTGATCGGCTCCCGCACCGACCTGCCGCTGCACATCGACAACGGCGCGAAGACCCTCGGCCAGGCCGAGATGTGGTTCGGCGCCGGTCGAGGGGCCCGGCACGCCGTCTTCGCGCTGGTCGGCTCCGGCGTCGGCGCGTCGGTGGTCACCAACGGCGCCACCTACCGGGGCGCGTCCAGCAGCGCGGGGGAGTGGGGGCACACCACCCTGGTGTACGGCGGGCGGCCCTGCCGGTGCGGCGCGCGCGGCTGCCTGGAGGCGTACGTCGGGGCGGAGGCGATCATCGACCGCTACCGGGAGGCGCGCCGAGGTCGACCGGTGCCCGGCGAGGACGAGGAGTCCCAGCTCGCGGCCCTGGTCGCCGCCGCCGACACCTCGGCCACCGCCCGTCGGGTGCTGGACGACACCGCCGGCTACCTCGGCGCCGGGGTGGCCAACCTGATCAACCTGTTCAACCCGGAGCGGGTGGTGCTCGGCGGCTGGGCCGCGATGGCGCTGGGCGACCTGCTGCCGGCGGTCCGGGACGCGGCCGGCCGGCAGGCGCTGCGCCAGCCGTACGACCAGGCGTCCATCGAGCTGTGCCGCCTCGGTGTGGACGCGGTGGCGCTCGGCGCGGCCACCCTTCCGATCGCGCGCTTCCTCACCGACGGCGGCGTCCGCCGCTGA
- a CDS encoding TMEM175 family protein, translated as MSAAPDEVEQPEPTGRVSGTDRMTAFSDGVFAIVITLLVIDLRVPEYHEGELLTGLLDEGPSYLAFVVSFVYVGVLWLNHHALLRLIRRTTLALSWINLGILFGTVIIPFPTAVLASAFTRGDTNDQRAAVALYALSAALMSAPWLVFFAYLRRHPALLENRVSPGYVRAQRLRPITGIVLYGLGGLLGWFVNPLLGLIAVIVMITYHAVTSQGLHGWLTRR; from the coding sequence ATGTCCGCAGCACCCGACGAGGTCGAGCAGCCCGAGCCCACCGGGCGGGTGTCCGGCACCGACCGGATGACGGCCTTCAGCGATGGTGTCTTCGCCATCGTCATCACGCTGCTCGTCATCGACCTGCGGGTGCCGGAGTACCACGAGGGCGAGCTGCTGACCGGTCTGCTCGACGAGGGCCCCTCGTACCTCGCCTTCGTGGTGTCCTTCGTCTACGTCGGGGTGCTCTGGCTCAACCACCACGCGCTGCTGCGGCTGATCCGCCGGACCACCCTGGCGCTGAGCTGGATCAACCTCGGCATCCTCTTCGGCACGGTGATCATCCCGTTCCCCACCGCGGTGCTGGCGTCGGCGTTCACCCGGGGCGACACCAACGACCAGCGCGCCGCGGTCGCCCTGTACGCCCTCTCCGCGGCCCTCATGTCGGCGCCCTGGCTGGTGTTCTTCGCCTACCTGCGCCGGCACCCGGCGTTGCTGGAGAACCGGGTCAGCCCGGGGTACGTGCGGGCACAGCGGCTGCGACCGATCACCGGCATCGTGCTGTACGGTCTCGGCGGCCTGCTCGGCTGGTTCGTCAACCCGCTGCTGGGCCTGATCGCCGTCATCGTGATGATCACCTATCACGCGGTGACCAGCCAGGGACTGCACGGGTGGCTCACCCGCCGCTGA
- a CDS encoding xanthine dehydrogenase family protein subunit M: MRAFRYHRPADVADAVAVLAAEPQAAYLGGGTNLVDLMKLGVQRPEVLVDVTRLPLDTVEELPDGGLRIGATVRNSDLAAHPVVRRVYPVLARALLAAASGQLRNMATTGGNLLQRTRCVYFQDTGTACNKRDPGSGCAARHGHNRDLAVLDWSEQCVATHPSDLAVALAALDTVVEVHGADGPRDVPIADLYRSPGTHPERETTLARGTLITAVRLPPLPAARRSTYLKVRDRASFAFAAGSVAAVLDLDGDVVRDVRLAYGAVAHRPWRAYRAEEELRGQRFSPELVARAADAELAEARPLRHNGFKLPLTRAITVRALTDLASS, encoded by the coding sequence GTGAGGGCCTTCCGCTACCACCGGCCCGCCGACGTGGCCGACGCGGTCGCCGTGCTGGCGGCCGAGCCGCAGGCCGCCTACCTGGGTGGCGGCACCAACCTGGTGGACCTCATGAAGCTCGGGGTGCAACGCCCCGAGGTGCTGGTGGACGTGACCCGGCTCCCGCTGGACACCGTGGAGGAGCTGCCCGACGGCGGCCTGCGGATCGGCGCGACAGTCCGCAACAGCGACCTCGCCGCCCACCCGGTGGTGCGCCGCGTCTACCCGGTGCTGGCCCGAGCGCTGCTCGCCGCCGCCTCCGGACAATTGCGCAACATGGCCACCACCGGCGGCAACCTGTTGCAGCGCACCCGCTGCGTCTACTTCCAGGACACCGGCACGGCGTGCAACAAGCGGGACCCGGGCAGCGGTTGCGCCGCCCGGCACGGCCACAACCGCGACCTGGCGGTGCTGGACTGGTCCGAGCAGTGCGTCGCCACCCACCCGTCCGACCTGGCCGTCGCGCTGGCCGCCCTGGACACCGTGGTGGAGGTGCACGGGGCGGACGGCCCGCGCGACGTCCCGATCGCCGACCTCTACCGCTCCCCCGGCACCCACCCGGAACGGGAGACCACCCTCGCCCGGGGCACCCTGATCACCGCCGTCCGGCTGCCGCCACTGCCGGCCGCGCGCCGCTCGACGTACCTCAAGGTGCGCGACCGGGCCTCGTTCGCCTTCGCCGCCGGTTCGGTGGCGGCGGTGCTCGACCTCGACGGCGACGTGGTCCGCGACGTGCGGTTGGCGTACGGGGCGGTGGCGCACCGGCCGTGGCGGGCGTACCGGGCCGAGGAGGAGCTGCGCGGCCAACGGTTCAGCCCCGAGCTGGTGGCCCGGGCCGCCGACGCGGAGCTGGCCGAGGCGCGCCCGCTGCGGCACAACGGCTTCAAGCTGCCGCTGACCCGGGCCATCACCGTGCGGGCGCTCACCGACCTGGCGTCGTCGTGA
- a CDS encoding sugar ABC transporter permease yields the protein MATSTTAPDADRREPRAGSPARGPVRRPRGPRRSLLPYLLLVPAVVLELAIHVIPMVVGVWMSLLELTQFHIRDWSTAPFVGLENYRATLDLNSAAGKELLHSFWITLAYSLLSVGFAWLLGISAAVVLQRPFRGRAILRALFLTPYALPVYAAVITWSFLLQRDTGLVNHVLVDQLGLLGERPFWLIGDNSFWSLLVVSVWRNWPFAFLCLMAGLQNVPGELYEAAAIDGAGFWRRLRSVTLPMLRPVNLVLLLVLFLWTFNDFNTPYVLFGGSAPAQADLISIHIYRSSFKTWDFGSGSAMSVALLLFLLVVSALYLLITNRRRSENA from the coding sequence ATGGCAACCAGCACCACCGCGCCGGACGCCGACCGGCGCGAACCCCGGGCGGGGTCGCCGGCCCGGGGGCCGGTCCGCCGGCCCCGCGGCCCGCGCCGCTCGCTCCTGCCGTACCTGCTGCTCGTACCGGCCGTCGTGCTGGAACTCGCCATCCACGTGATCCCCATGGTGGTCGGGGTGTGGATGAGCCTGCTGGAGCTGACCCAGTTCCACATCCGTGACTGGTCCACCGCCCCGTTCGTCGGGCTGGAGAACTACCGGGCGACGCTCGACCTGAACAGCGCCGCCGGCAAGGAACTGCTGCACTCGTTCTGGATCACCCTGGCCTACAGCCTGCTCTCGGTCGGGTTCGCCTGGCTGCTGGGCATCTCGGCGGCGGTCGTCCTGCAACGGCCGTTCCGGGGCCGGGCGATCCTGCGGGCGCTGTTCCTCACCCCGTACGCGCTGCCGGTCTACGCCGCCGTGATCACCTGGAGCTTCCTGCTGCAACGCGACACCGGCCTGGTCAACCACGTGCTCGTCGACCAGCTCGGCCTGCTCGGCGAGCGGCCGTTCTGGCTGATCGGCGACAACAGCTTCTGGTCGCTGCTGGTGGTGTCGGTCTGGCGCAACTGGCCGTTCGCGTTCCTCTGCCTGATGGCCGGGTTGCAGAACGTGCCCGGGGAGCTGTACGAGGCCGCCGCCATCGACGGCGCCGGGTTCTGGCGTCGGCTGCGCTCGGTCACCCTGCCGATGCTGCGGCCGGTCAACCTGGTGCTGCTGCTGGTGCTGTTCCTCTGGACGTTCAACGACTTCAACACCCCGTATGTGCTCTTCGGCGGTTCCGCGCCGGCGCAGGCGGACCTGATCTCCATCCACATCTACCGCAGCTCCTTCAAGACCTGGGACTTCGGCTCGGGCTCGGCGATGTCCGTGGCGCTGCTGCTGTTCCTGCTGGTCGTCTCGGCCCTGTACCTGCTGATCACCAACCGTCGGAGGAGCGAGAATGCGTGA
- a CDS encoding 2Fe-2S iron-sulfur cluster-binding protein, translating into MAFEVNGASRALTLDNRTTLLDALREHLDLTGAKKGCDHGQCGSCTVLLDGRRVKSCLVLAVTVDGRSVVTVEGLAGSDELSPLQAAFIAHDAFQCGYCTPGQLCSARGMLDEVAKGWPSAVTDDLDAPAELTDAEIRERMAGNLCRCAAYPHIVAAVRETANAGATAVAR; encoded by the coding sequence GTGGCATTCGAGGTCAACGGCGCGTCCCGGGCGCTCACCCTGGACAACCGCACCACGTTGCTCGACGCGCTGCGCGAGCACCTCGACCTGACCGGGGCGAAGAAGGGCTGCGACCACGGCCAGTGCGGCTCCTGCACGGTGCTGCTCGACGGCCGCCGGGTGAAGAGCTGCCTGGTCCTCGCGGTCACGGTGGACGGTCGGTCGGTGGTGACCGTCGAAGGGCTGGCCGGGTCCGACGAGCTGTCCCCGTTGCAGGCCGCCTTCATCGCGCACGACGCTTTCCAGTGCGGCTACTGCACCCCCGGGCAGCTCTGCTCCGCCCGGGGGATGCTCGACGAGGTCGCGAAGGGCTGGCCCAGCGCGGTCACCGACGACCTCGACGCGCCCGCCGAGCTGACCGACGCGGAGATCCGCGAGCGGATGGCCGGCAACCTGTGCCGCTGCGCCGCGTACCCGCACATCGTCGCGGCCGTGCGGGAGACGGCGAACGCCGGTGCGACGGCGGTGGCGCGGTGA
- a CDS encoding carbohydrate ABC transporter permease has translation MRETAGERWGRRIVLTFLALFVLVPLYVMVTSAAKPLQDVQNGFTWWPSRPTLQPFVDMWSTVPLARYLVNSLVVSSIAAVCSVAVAIFAAFAVSRYRFRGRGVFSVTVLSTQMFPGILFLLPLFLIYVNLGNATGIELYASRTGLVITYLTFSLPFSIWMLVGYFDSIPRGLDEAAQVDGAGALRTLFQVILPAAVPGVVAVTVYAFMTAWGEVLFASVMTDEGSRTLAVGLQGYSTQFNVYWNQIMAASLVVSVPVVVGFLALQRYFVAGLTAGAVK, from the coding sequence ATGCGTGAGACCGCCGGTGAGCGCTGGGGTCGGCGCATCGTGCTGACCTTCCTCGCCCTCTTCGTCCTCGTCCCGCTCTACGTCATGGTCACCTCGGCGGCGAAGCCGTTGCAGGACGTGCAGAACGGCTTCACCTGGTGGCCCAGCCGGCCCACCCTGCAACCGTTCGTCGACATGTGGAGCACCGTCCCGCTGGCCCGGTACCTGGTGAACAGCCTGGTGGTGTCGAGCATCGCGGCGGTCTGCTCGGTGGCCGTGGCGATCTTCGCCGCGTTCGCGGTCAGTCGCTACCGGTTCCGGGGCCGGGGCGTCTTCTCGGTGACGGTGCTGTCCACGCAGATGTTCCCCGGCATCCTGTTCCTGCTGCCGCTGTTCCTCATCTACGTCAACCTGGGCAACGCCACCGGCATCGAGCTGTACGCCAGTCGTACCGGCCTGGTGATCACGTACCTGACCTTCTCGCTGCCGTTCTCGATCTGGATGCTGGTCGGCTACTTCGACTCGATCCCCCGGGGCCTGGACGAGGCGGCGCAGGTCGACGGTGCCGGCGCGCTGCGCACCCTGTTCCAGGTCATCCTGCCGGCCGCCGTGCCCGGGGTCGTCGCGGTCACCGTGTACGCGTTCATGACCGCCTGGGGTGAGGTGCTGTTCGCGTCGGTGATGACCGACGAGGGCAGCCGCACCCTGGCGGTCGGCCTCCAGGGCTACTCCACGCAGTTCAACGTCTACTGGAACCAGATCATGGCCGCCTCGCTGGTGGTCAGCGTTCCGGTCGTCGTCGGGTTCCTGGCGTTGCAGCGCTACTTCGTCGCCGGCCTCACCGCCGGCGCGGTCAAGTGA
- a CDS encoding xanthine dehydrogenase family protein molybdopterin-binding subunit: protein MSTGAVGRAHSRLEGPEKVTGAARYAVEYPVDGVTYGWAVPSAVVRGRITRIDTAEALASPGVLAVVHHGNAPRLTPGDQPELWLLQEPAVHYRGQYVAVVVATSLEAAREGARLVRIDYDAGPHSTVLTDDHPGLYRPDHVNPSYPTDTAEGDFDAGYAAAPVRVDATYRTPAYHNNPMEPHATTAHWRDGRLLVHDSTQGTSSVRATLAQMFALPPESVRVVAEHVGGGFGSKGYAKASVVLAVLAARHVDRPVKLALTRQQLFGPVGYRTPTIQRVRLAADTDGRLTAICHDAISQTSTVREFAEQTAVYTRSMYAAPHRRTTHRLVRLDVPTPFWMRAPGECPGAYALESAVDELAIAAGVDPVELRIRNDTSVDPDQGHPFTSRNLVACLREGAQRFGWAGRDPSPRSRRDGRWLIGTGVAGSSYPARARPSSARATARPDGSFLVQVNATDIGTGARTAIWQVAADALGVPPERVEIRVGDSDLPTAPLAGGSMGTASWSWAVIRACQALREKRRDNPGEVTAEADTTDEVGNQPTRPRYAYGAQFVEVRVDADTGEVRLNRMLGVFAAGRVVNPTTARSQLIGGMTMGLSMALHEEGLLDERYGDWVNHDLATYHITGCADVESIEAYWLDEHDDELNPAGVKGIGEIGIVGAAAAVANAVHHATGVRVRELPIRLDKLIGVSGFA, encoded by the coding sequence GTGAGCACCGGGGCGGTCGGGCGGGCGCACAGCCGGCTGGAGGGACCGGAGAAGGTCACCGGCGCGGCCCGGTACGCGGTGGAGTACCCGGTGGACGGGGTCACCTACGGCTGGGCGGTGCCGTCGGCGGTGGTGCGCGGCCGGATCACCCGGATCGACACGGCGGAGGCGCTGGCGTCGCCCGGCGTGCTGGCCGTGGTGCACCACGGCAACGCGCCCCGGCTCACGCCCGGCGACCAGCCGGAGCTGTGGCTGTTGCAGGAGCCGGCGGTGCACTACCGGGGGCAGTACGTCGCGGTGGTGGTGGCCACCAGCCTGGAGGCGGCCCGCGAGGGCGCCCGCCTGGTCCGGATCGACTACGACGCAGGCCCACACAGCACGGTGCTGACCGACGACCACCCGGGTCTGTACCGGCCCGACCACGTCAACCCCAGCTATCCGACCGACACCGCCGAGGGCGACTTCGACGCCGGGTACGCCGCCGCGCCGGTGCGGGTGGACGCCACCTACCGGACGCCGGCGTACCACAACAACCCGATGGAGCCGCACGCCACCACGGCGCACTGGCGGGACGGGCGGCTGCTGGTGCACGACTCCACCCAGGGCACGTCGTCGGTGCGCGCCACCCTGGCGCAGATGTTCGCGCTGCCGCCGGAGTCGGTCCGGGTCGTCGCCGAGCACGTCGGCGGCGGCTTCGGCAGCAAGGGGTACGCAAAAGCCTCGGTGGTGCTGGCCGTTCTCGCCGCCCGGCACGTGGACCGCCCGGTCAAGCTGGCGCTGACCCGTCAGCAACTGTTCGGGCCGGTCGGTTACCGCACCCCCACCATCCAGCGGGTCCGGCTCGCCGCCGACACCGACGGGCGGCTCACCGCGATCTGCCACGACGCGATCAGCCAGACCTCCACCGTCCGGGAGTTCGCCGAGCAGACCGCCGTCTACACCCGCAGCATGTACGCCGCGCCGCACCGCCGCACCACCCACCGGCTGGTCCGCCTCGACGTGCCCACGCCGTTCTGGATGCGCGCCCCCGGCGAGTGCCCCGGCGCGTACGCCCTGGAGTCGGCGGTGGACGAGCTGGCCATCGCCGCCGGCGTCGACCCGGTGGAGCTGCGCATCCGCAACGACACCTCGGTCGACCCCGACCAGGGGCACCCGTTCACCAGCCGGAACCTGGTGGCCTGCCTGCGCGAGGGCGCGCAGCGGTTCGGCTGGGCCGGACGTGACCCGTCACCCCGATCCCGGCGGGACGGGCGTTGGCTGATCGGGACGGGTGTGGCCGGGTCGAGCTACCCGGCCCGGGCACGGCCCTCCTCGGCGAGGGCTACGGCCCGGCCCGACGGAAGCTTCCTGGTGCAGGTCAACGCCACCGACATCGGCACCGGCGCCCGGACCGCGATCTGGCAGGTGGCCGCCGACGCCCTCGGGGTGCCGCCGGAGCGGGTGGAGATCCGCGTCGGCGACAGCGACCTGCCGACCGCGCCGCTGGCCGGCGGGTCGATGGGCACCGCGAGCTGGAGCTGGGCGGTGATCCGGGCCTGCCAGGCGTTGCGGGAGAAGCGGCGCGACAACCCCGGCGAGGTGACCGCGGAGGCGGACACCACCGACGAGGTGGGCAACCAACCCACCCGACCCCGGTACGCGTACGGGGCGCAGTTCGTCGAGGTGCGGGTGGACGCGGACACCGGCGAGGTACGCCTGAACCGGATGCTCGGGGTGTTCGCGGCGGGGCGTGTGGTGAACCCGACGACGGCACGCAGCCAGCTCATCGGTGGCATGACGATGGGGTTGTCGATGGCGCTGCACGAGGAGGGTCTGCTCGACGAGCGCTACGGCGACTGGGTCAACCACGACCTCGCCACGTACCACATCACCGGCTGCGCGGACGTGGAGTCCATCGAGGCGTACTGGTTGGACGAGCACGACGACGAGCTGAACCCGGCGGGGGTGAAGGGCATCGGCGAGATCGGCATCGTCGGCGCCGCCGCAGCGGTGGCCAACGCGGTGCACCACGCCACCGGCGTACGGGTCCGCGAGCTACCGATCCGCTTGGACAAGCTCATCGGAGTTTCCGGCTTTGCTTAA